From a region of the Myxococcaceae bacterium JPH2 genome:
- the meaB gene encoding methylmalonyl Co-A mutase-associated GTPase MeaB, protein MKPLSADEYVAGVRAQDRAVLARAITLVESEHPRHAALAQEVLTRLLPHTGGSRRVGISGVPGVGKSTFIDALGMHLVGEGKRVAVLAIDPSSTVSGGSILGDKTRMARLSRELSAFIRPSPSSGTLGGVARKTRETLLLCEAAGFDVVLVETVGVGQSETVVADMVDFYLVLMLAGAGDELQGIKRGILEVADMLAINKADGDNQPRAERARAEYRAALHLMRPGAEPEVTTCSAMEGTGIAKLWASVETQVGRREASGELGRRRRSQQVGWMWAMVQDGLRAALRAHPQVSSLVPVLEADVREGRATPTSAALRVLDAFLPSTRAG, encoded by the coding sequence GTGAAGCCACTGTCGGCGGACGAGTACGTGGCGGGCGTGCGCGCGCAAGATCGCGCGGTGCTCGCGCGCGCCATCACGCTGGTGGAGAGCGAGCACCCTCGCCACGCGGCGCTCGCGCAGGAGGTGCTCACGCGGCTGTTGCCCCACACGGGCGGCAGTCGGCGCGTGGGCATCAGCGGCGTGCCGGGCGTGGGCAAGAGCACCTTCATCGACGCGCTGGGCATGCACCTGGTGGGGGAGGGCAAGCGCGTGGCGGTGCTCGCCATCGACCCGTCCAGCACGGTGTCCGGTGGCAGCATCCTGGGAGACAAGACGCGCATGGCGCGGCTGTCCCGCGAGCTGAGCGCCTTCATCCGTCCCAGCCCCTCCAGCGGCACGCTGGGCGGCGTGGCGCGCAAGACGCGCGAGACGCTGCTGTTGTGCGAGGCCGCCGGCTTCGACGTGGTGCTGGTGGAGACGGTGGGCGTGGGCCAGTCGGAGACGGTGGTCGCCGACATGGTCGACTTCTACCTGGTGCTCATGCTCGCGGGCGCGGGGGACGAGCTCCAGGGCATCAAGCGCGGCATCCTCGAGGTGGCGGACATGCTCGCCATCAACAAGGCGGATGGCGACAACCAGCCTCGCGCCGAGCGCGCTCGCGCCGAGTACCGCGCGGCCCTGCACTTGATGCGTCCCGGCGCCGAGCCCGAGGTCACCACGTGCAGCGCGATGGAGGGCACGGGCATCGCGAAGCTGTGGGCCTCGGTGGAGACGCAGGTGGGGCGCCGCGAGGCCTCGGGCGAGCTGGGCCGCCGCCGCCGCTCCCAGCAGGTGGGCTGGATGTGGGCCATGGTGCAGGACGGCCTGCGGGCGGCCCTGCGCGCCCATCCCCAGGTGTCCTCGCTGGTGCCCGTGCTGGAGGCGGACGTGCGCGAGGGTCGTGCGACGCCCACGTCGGCCGCACTGCGTGTACTGGACGCTTTCTTGCCGAGCACGCGAGCGGGATGA